In Afipia sp. GAS231, a single window of DNA contains:
- a CDS encoding YadA-like family protein: MESGRICRGFNLAVIAGNAVSGGILRSLALAAGVAAMVSVGCDFAAAADYAAGGGVISAPSGFATAVGSGASTLGTSATAFGAGATALGDAATAAGAGNIASGTNATAYGANSNANGTNATAIGENSFALGTNASATGQNSRANGTSATAFGWDSTATGLNATATGSNNFAIGDNATATGAASSANGTNATATGQHSLATGEDATATGVNSSAVGTFATATGSGSTATGDRATATGVGSAANGANATATGVNSTATGVNATATGASSSAVGDAATASGAFSAANGTNATATGTFSSATGEFASATGSNSSATGANATAAGESSTATGTSATAMGQGSLANGATASAYGQGSLANGDATTAIGQGSRAIAAGATAIGQGAVALAMNSVAIGSGSVATLANTVSFGTPGNERRLTNVAAGISPTDAVNVGQLSGLTSGFQSQFAGLQAEVTNNQREARSGTALALAATGLQYDQRPGKASIATAVANYKGQSGVAVGLGYAVSDRWRVNAAFTSAPQVNDYGVVAGASFTLN, encoded by the coding sequence ATGGAATCAGGACGCATCTGCCGAGGATTCAATCTCGCTGTGATCGCGGGGAACGCCGTCTCCGGCGGAATATTACGTAGCCTCGCCTTGGCCGCGGGCGTTGCGGCGATGGTCTCTGTTGGCTGCGACTTCGCCGCGGCCGCCGACTACGCGGCCGGCGGCGGCGTCATCAGCGCTCCCTCGGGTTTTGCGACGGCGGTTGGCTCCGGTGCCAGCACGCTCGGAACCAGCGCAACCGCCTTCGGCGCCGGCGCGACTGCATTGGGCGACGCTGCGACCGCTGCTGGCGCTGGCAACATCGCCTCGGGAACAAACGCGACCGCCTATGGTGCGAACAGCAACGCGAACGGCACCAACGCGACCGCGATAGGCGAAAACAGTTTTGCGCTGGGTACCAACGCCTCCGCAACCGGGCAGAACAGCCGTGCCAATGGTACCAGCGCCACCGCGTTCGGCTGGGACAGTACCGCGACGGGCCTCAATGCGACCGCGACCGGTTCGAACAACTTCGCGATTGGCGACAACGCCACGGCAACCGGCGCCGCCAGCAGCGCGAATGGCACCAATGCGACCGCGACCGGCCAGCACAGCCTCGCGACCGGTGAGGACGCGACCGCGACGGGTGTGAACAGCAGCGCGGTTGGCACCTTCGCCACCGCTACCGGCTCGGGCAGCACCGCGACCGGCGACCGGGCGACTGCCACTGGCGTGGGGAGTGCGGCGAATGGCGCCAACGCTACCGCGACCGGCGTGAACAGCACAGCCACCGGCGTAAATGCGACCGCCACGGGGGCGAGCAGCAGCGCGGTCGGCGACGCCGCCACCGCGTCAGGTGCGTTCAGCGCGGCGAACGGCACCAACGCAACCGCGACTGGAACGTTCAGCAGTGCGACGGGTGAGTTCGCGAGCGCGACCGGCTCGAACAGCTCCGCAACTGGCGCCAACGCTACCGCGGCGGGCGAGTCCAGCACGGCGACCGGCACCAGCGCCACGGCGATGGGCCAAGGCAGCCTCGCCAACGGCGCGACGGCGAGCGCCTATGGTCAGGGTAGCCTGGCCAATGGCGACGCCACGACTGCGATCGGCCAGGGCAGCCGAGCCATCGCGGCCGGCGCGACGGCGATCGGCCAGGGCGCCGTGGCACTGGCGATGAACTCGGTCGCGATCGGTTCCGGATCGGTGGCGACGCTGGCCAACACGGTGTCGTTCGGCACGCCCGGCAACGAGCGACGGCTCACCAACGTGGCCGCCGGCATCAGCCCGACCGACGCCGTCAATGTCGGCCAGCTCTCAGGCCTGACCTCGGGCTTCCAATCCCAATTCGCGGGACTGCAGGCTGAGGTCACCAACAATCAGCGCGAAGCACGTTCGGGGACCGCGCTGGCACTCGCCGCCACCGGCCTGCAATACGACCAGCGGCCCGGCAAAGCGTCGATCGCGACCGCCGTCGCCAACTACAAGGGGCAGTCGGGCGTCGCGGTGGGCCTCGGCTACGCGGTCTCGGACCGCTGGCGCGTCAATGCGGCTTTCACATCCGCGCCGCAGGTGAACGATTACGGGGTCGTCGCCGGTGCGTCGTTCACACTCAACTGA